The genomic region TACATTGTTGCCCCGCGCCTGTGGGCCGGCTTCATCTCCCTGCCACTGCTGGCGATGGTATTCAGCGTGGTGGGCATCTGGGGCGGTTCATGGGTGGCGGTTGACTGGCTGGGGGTCTACGACGGTTCCTACTGGGGCAATATGCAAAACAGCGTGACCTTCAGCGGTGATGTGCTCAATGGCATCATTAAAAGCATCGTTTTCGCCTTTGTAGTGACCTGGATCGCCGTATTCCAAGGCTACGACTGTGAGCCCACTTCAGAGGGGATCAGTCGCGCCACCACCAAGACCGTTGTGTACGCCTCGTTGGCGGTACTGGGCCTTGACTTCATTTTGACCGCCTTGATGTTTGGAGATTTCTGATGCAAAACCGCACTGTGGAAATCGGTGTCGGCCTTTTCTTGCTGGCTGGCATCCTGGCTTTACTGTTGCTCGCCCTGCGAGTCAGCGGCCTATCGGCCAGCCCCACCGCCGATACTTATAAACTTTACGCCTACTTCGACAATATCGCCGGTTTGACTGTCAGAGCTAAAGTGACCATGGCGGGTGTAACCATCGGCAAGGTCACGGCGATCGATCTGGACCGCGACAGCTTCACCGGCCGGGTGACGATGCAAGTGAACAAGAAGGTCGATAACCTGCCGACTGACTCCACTGCGTCTATCCTCACCGCTGGCTTGCTGGGCGAGAAGTACATCGGTATCAGCGTGGGCGGGGAAACAGCTCTGCTCAAGGATGGCTCGACCATTCATGACACACAGTCGTCGTTGGTGCTGGAGGACTTGATCGGTAAATTCCTGCTCAATACCGTCAATAAAGACGCCAAATGAGGAATGTGTTGATGATCTCTACTTTGCGACGTGGCCTGTTGGTACTGCTCGCGGCACTGCCGTTGATGGCTAACGCCGCTGCCGGCGGCTCTGCACATGACCTGGTGCAGGACACCACCAACAAGATGTTGGCTGACCTGAGCGCCAACAAGGAAAAGTACAAGCAAGACCCGAGTCAGTTTTATAACGCGCTGAACACGATTGTCGGGCCTGTGGTGGATGCCGAAGGCATTTCCAAAAGCATCATGACCGTCAAGTACTCGCGCAAGGCGACCCCGGAGCAGATGACCCGCTTCCAGGAAAATTTCAAGCGTGGCCTGTTCCAGTTCTATGGCAACGCATTGCTTGAGTACAACAACCAGGGCATTACGGTTGACGCGCCGAAGTCCGAAACGGGTGACCGTGCCGAAGTTGGCATGACCGTGAAGGGTACCAATGGCGCGGTGTATCCGGTGTCCTATACCCTGACGAAGATCAATGGCGAGTGGAAACTGCGTAACGTCGTGATCAATGGCATCAACATTGGCAAGCTGTTCCGTGACCAGTTCGCGGATGCCATGCAGCGCAATGGCAACGACCTGGACAAAACCATCAATGGTTGGGCCGGTGAAGTGGCCAAGGCCAAGGAAGAAACCGACAAAGCTGCCGGGAAGTCTGCCCAATGACCGAGTCGGCCATTCGCCTTGGCGAGTCCGGTGAGCTGCTGCTCAGCGGCGTGCTGGATTACAGCACCGGGCCAGCCCTGCGCAAGCAGGGCCAAGCGCTGATCAATTCCAGCACTGCGTCCGCGCTGGTGCTGGATTGCTCGGCGGTGGTGAAGTCCAGCAGTGTCGGCTTGTCGTTGCTGCTGTGTTTCATGCGTGATGCGCAGGCTGTCAAAAAAACGGTGAGCATCCGTGCGCTGCCCGAAGACATGCGTGAAATCGCTGAAGTTTCCGGTCTGACCGAGCTGTTGGCGCATCCTTAATACACATTATTAAAGAAGCCCCCCGTCAGAGTCCTGCTATGCGGGGTTCGCAGGCGCGGGGCTTTTTTGTATGATGTGCGACCCGCGCGCACTGGGCGCCCATAGAGGTTGATCATGCAGGCCCTAGAAGTTAAAAGCTTCCTTGAAGGAAAGCTACCCCAAACTAATGTTGAAGTTGAGGGCGAAGGCTGCAACTTCCAGCTGAACGTGATTAGCGATGAACTGGCGGCATTGAGCCCGGTCAAGCGTCAGCAGCAGATCTATGCCCATTTGAACCCGTGGATCACCGATGGCAGCATCCATGCGGTCACTATGAAATTTTTCAGCCGCGCGGCCTGGGCCGAGCGCACCTGAGCCCCCAAGGCGTCGAGATTCTTATGGATAAATTGATTATTACCGGCGGTGCTCGTCTTGATGGCGAGATCCGTATTTCCGGGGCGAAGAACTCCGCCCTGCCGATCCTGGCAGCGACCTTGCTGTGCGATGGCCCGGTTACCGTGGCCAACCTGCCGCACCTGCACGACATCACCACCATGATCGAGCTGTTCGGTCGCATGGGCATCGAGCCGGTGATCGACGAGAAACTCAGCGTCGAAATCGACCCGCGCACCATCAAGACCCTGATCGCGCCGTACGAGCTGGTGAAAACCATGCGCGCCTCGATCCTGGTACTGGGCCCGATGGTTGCCCGTTTCGGCGAAGCCGAAGTCGCACTGCCTGGCGGTTGCGCCATCGGTTCGCGTCCGGTGGACCTGCACATCCGTGGCCTCGAAGCCATGGGTGCAACCATCGACGTCGAAGGCGGCTACATCAAGGCCAAGGCGCCGGAAGGCGGCCTGCGTGGCGCGAACTTCTTCTTTGATACCGTCAGCGTGACCGGTACCGAGAACATCATGATGGCTGCTGCCCTGGCCAACGGCCGCAGCGTCCTGCAAAACGCCGCGCGCGAGCCTGAAGTGGTCGACCTGGCCAACTTCCTGATCGCCATGGGCGCCAACATCACAGGCGCCGGCACCGACACCATCACCATCGAAGGTGTGAAACGCCTGCATTCGGCCACCTACAAAGTGATGCCGGACCGTATCGAGACCGGTACCTACCTGGTGGCTGCTGCCGTCACTGGTGGCCGCGTCAAGGTCAAGGACACCGATCCGACCATCCTTGAAGCCGTCCTGGAAAAACTCAAGGAAGCCGGCGCCGAGATTACCACCGGCGAAGACTGGATCGAGCTGAACATGCACGGCAAGCGGCCAAAAGCCGTCAACGTGCGTACTGCTCCGTACCCGGCGTTCCCCACCGACATGCAGGCGCAGTTCATTTCCCTGAACGCGATTGCTGAAGGCACCGGTGCCGTGATCGAGACCATCTTCGAAAACCGCTTCATGCACGTGTATGAATTGCACCGCATGGGCGCCAAGATCCAGGTCGAAGGCAACACCGCCATCGTGACCGGCATCGAGAAGCTCAAGGGCGCGCCAGTGATGGCCACCGACCTGCGTGCGTCGGCCAGCCTGGTGATCTCGGCGCTGTGCGCTGACGGCGACACCCTGATCGACCGCATTTACCACATAGACCGTGGTTACGAGTGCATCGAAGAGAAGCTGCAGATGCTCGGCGCGAAAATCCGCCGCGTACCGGGCTAGTTCCAGGAACTGCAAACACGGTCATTGTGGCGAGGGAGCTTGCTCCCGCTGGACTGCGCAGCAGTCCCAGTCTTTTTAAATAAAGACCAGGGCCGCTTCGCGCCCCAGCGGGAGCAAGCGCCCTCGCCACAGGACGATGTATGCTGTTAACTGATTTGTTTCAAATCGAGGCTGTAATGGCCTCGATCTGTGTCTGGCGCCGATTGCGACCGGACAGCAATAGCCTGATGAAGGACTGACGTTTCCCATGTTGACCATCGCACTGTCCAAGGGCCGCATCCTTGACGACACTTTGCCGCTTCTGGCTGAAGCGGGCATCGTGCCAACCGAGAATCCGGACAAGAGCCGCAAGCTGATCATCCCCACGACCCAGGACGACGTTCGCCTGCTGATCGTGCGTGCCACCGATGTGCCAACTTACGTTGAGCATGGCGCGGCCGACCTCGGCGTCGCGGGCAAAGATGTGTTGATGGAATACGGCGGTCAGGGCCTGTACGAGCCGCTGGACCTGCGTATCGCCCTGTGCAAGCTGATGACCGCCGGCCGTGTCGGTGACGTCGAGCCTAAGGGCCGCCTGCGGGTGGCGACCAAGTTCGTCAACGTTGCCAAGCGCTACTACGCCGAGCAAGGTCGCCAGGTCGACATCATCAAGCTTTACGGCTCGATGGAGCTGGCACCGCTGATCGGCCTGGCCGACAAGATCATCGACGTGGTCGACACCGGAAACACCCTGCGCGCCAACGGCCTGGAACCCCAGGACTTTATCGCTGACATCAGCTCCCGCCTGATCGTCAACAAAGCTTCCATGAAAATGCAGCACGCCCGTATCCAGGCGTTGATCGACACCCTGCGCAAGGCAGTGGAGTCTCGACACCGCGGTTGACTCACCCGCGCGGCCCTAAGCCGCGCCCGTCTATCCGCCTCATAGCCAGAATTCTCAGGTGCCCAAGCGGAAACGACTGCTAGTTTAGGGCGCCTGAGTTTTTGCCAATTCTATTGAGGCCCTCGCTATGACCACGTCCACTGCAATTGCCCGACTCAACGCTGCCGACCCGGATTTCGCCCATCATCTGGATCATCTGCTGAGCTGGGAAAGCGTGTCCGACGATTCGGTCAACCAGCGGGTGCTCGACATCATCAAGGCCGTGCGCGAACGCGGTGACGCGGCGCTGGTGGATTTCACCCGGCAGTTCGATGGCTTGGACGTTGCCTCCATGGCCGACCTGATCCTGCCCCGCGAGCGCTTGGAACTGGCCTTGACCCGCATCACCGCGCCCCAGCGCGAAGCCCTGGAAGTGGCGGCCGCGCGGGTGCGCAGCTACCACGAAAAACAGAAACAGGATTCCTGGAGCTACACCGAGGCCGACGGCACCGTGCTGGGCCAGAAGGTTACGCCGCTGGACCGCGCCGGCCTGTACGTGCCGGGCGGTAAAGCCTCGTACCCGTCCTCGGTACTGATGAACGCGATTCCGGCCAAGGTCGCCGGCGTGACCGAAGTGGTGATGGTGGTACCTACCCCGCGCGGCGAAATCAACGAACTGGTGCTGGCAGCGGCCTGCATCGCGGGTGTTGATCGGGTCTTCACCATCGGCGGCGCCCAAGCGGTAGCGGCCCTGGCCTACGGCACCGAAAGTGTGCCGAAGGTCGATAAAGTGGTGGGCCCGGGCAACATTTACGTAGCCACGGCCAAGCGCCATGTATTTGGCCAGGTCGGCATCGACATGATCGCCGGCCCTTCGGAAATCCTCGTGGTGTGTGACGGCCAGACCGACCCGGACTGGATCGCCATGGACCTGTTCTCCCAGGCCGAGCACGACGAAGACGCCCAGGCGATCCTGGTCAGCCCGGATGCCGAATTCCTGGACAAGGTGGCAGCGAGCATCGCCAAGCTGCTGCCGACCATGGAGCGTGCCGAGATCATCGAGAAGTCGATCAATGGCCGTGGCGCCCTGATCCAGGTCCGCGACATGGAGCAGGCCATCGAGGTGGCCAACCGCATTGCGCCGGAACACCTGGAGTTGTCCGTCGCCGACCCACAAGCCTGGCTGCCGCTGATTCGTCACGCGGGCGCGATCTTCATGGGCCGCCACACCAGCGAAGCTCTGGGCGACTACTGCGCCGGCCCCAATCACGTGTTGCCGACGTCGGGCACCGCGCGGTTCTCCTCGCCCCTGGGCGTGTATGACTTCCAGAAGCGCTCGTCGATCATCTTCTGCTCGCCACAGGGCGCGTCGGAGTTGGGCAAGACCGCTTCCGTGCTGGCCCGTGGCGAGTCGCTGACCGCCCACGCCCGCAGCGCCGAATACCGCATCGTTGACGATAAGCAGGGGAACTGAAACATGAGTAAATTCTGGAGCCCGCTCGTCAAGGATCTCGTGCCTTACGTGCCCGGTGAGCAACCGAAGCTGACCAAGCTGGTGAAACTCAACACCAATGAAAACCCCTACGGCCCATCGCCCAAGGCGCTGGCGGCCATGCAGGCCGAGCTGAACGACAACCTGCGTTTGTACCCGGACCCCAACAGCGACCTGCTCAAGCAGGCGGTGGCGAAGTATTACGGGATCGATGCGGGCAAGGTGTTCCTCGGCAACGGTTCCGATGAAGTCCTGGCGCACATCTTCCACGGTTTGTTCCAGCACGACCTGCCGTTGCTGTTCCCGGACATCAGCTACAGCTTCTACCCGGTGTACTGCGGGCTTTACCGCATTACGTTCGATGCAGTGCCGCTGGATGAGCAGTTCCAGATTCGCGTGTCGGACTACGCCAGGCCCAACGGCGGGATCATCTTCCCCAACCCGAACGCGCCGACCGGCTGCTTGATGGCCCTCGATGCCGTGGAGCAAATCCTCAAGGCCAGCCCGGACTCGGTGGTGGTGGTGGATGAAGCCTATATCGACTTCGGTGGCGAAACCGCCATCAGCCTGGTGGACCGTTACCCGAACCTGCTGGTGACCCAAACCCTTTCCAAATCGCGCTCACTGGCCGGTTTGCGGGTGGGCCTGGCCGTGGGCCATCCGGACCTGATCGAGGCGCTGGAGCGGGTCAAGAACAGCTTCAACTCCTACCCGCTGGACCGTCTGGCGATTGTCGGTGCGGCCGCCGCGTTTGAAGACCGTGAGCACTTTCAGGACACTTGCCAGCGAGTGATCGACAGCCGTGAAAAGCTGGTGGGGCAGTTGCAGGTCAAGGAGTTTGAAGTGTTGCCGTCTGCGGCCAACTTCATCTTTGCCCGTCACCCACGGCACGACGCTGCCGGGCTGGCAGCCAAGGTGCGGGAACAAGGGGTGATCGTGCGGCACTTCAAGCAGGAGCGGATTGCCCAGTTCCTGCGGATCAGCATCGGCACGCCTGAGCAGAACCAGGCGCTGATCGATGCGTTGGGCGAGCTGTAATCTTCATTGACTGAACAGGCCCCATCGCGGGCAAGCCCAGCTCCCACATTGGAATGCATTGTCAGAAAGAATGCAGTCCCCTGTGGGAGCCGGGCTTGCCCGCGATGAGGCCATCAGCAACACCAAAAAGCTAAAGCCTTACAGCAACGGCTCATCCGGCTTCTTGTTCTTCCAGCCGTCATTGCCCGGCAGCAGCAGATTCAACGCAATCGCTACCACCGCACACAAGGCAATGCCCTTCAGGCCAAAGTCATCCGGGCCGGTGCCGGTACCTACCAGCACACCGCCAATCCCGAACACCAGGGTTACCGACACAATCACCAGGTTGCGTGCTTCGCCGAGGTCGATCTTGTGGCGGATCAGGGTGTTCATCCCCACCGCGGCAATCGAGCCGAACAGCAGGCATAGAATCCCGCCCATTACCGGGACTGGAATGCTTTGCAGCAGCGCGCCGAACTTGCCGATAAACGCCAGGCTGATGGCAAATACCGCCGCCCAGGTCATGATTTTCGGGTTGTAGTTCTTGGTCAGCATCACGGCGCCCGTCACTTCCGCGTAGGTCGTATTGGGCGGGCCGCCGAAGAGGCCGGCAGCGGTGGTGGCGATACCATCACCCAATAGCGTGCGGTGCAGGCCAGGCTTCTTCAGGTAGTCGCGACCGGTCACGCTGCCCACTGCAATCACACCACCGATGTGTTCGATGGCCGGGGCCAGGGCTACCGGGACGATAAACAGGATCGCCTGCCAGTTGAATTCCGGCGCGGTGAAGTGGGGCAGGGCGAACCACGGTGCGGCAGCGATCTTCGCCGTGTCGACTACACCGAAGTAGAACGACATGGCGAAACCCACCAGCACGCCGGAGATGATCGGCACCAGGCGGAAAATGCCTTTGCCGAACACCGCGACGATCAACGTGGTCAGCAGCGCCGGCATCGAGATCAGCATGGCGGTTTGGTAGTGGATCAACTCGCTACCGTCACCCGCCTTGCCCATTGCCATGTTGGCGGCAATCGGCGCCATGGCCAGGCCGATGGAGATAATCACCGGCCCGATCACCACCGGCGGCAGCAACCGGTCGATGAAACCGGTGCCCTTGATCTTCACCGCCAGCCCCAGGAAGGTGTAAACGAAACCTGCCGCCATCACGCCGCCCATGGTCGCCGCGAGGCCGAATTGGCCTTTGGCGAGAATGATCGGGGTGATAAACGCAAAGCTCGACGCCAGGAACACCGGGACTTGGCGCCCGGTGACCACTTGGAACAACAAGGTGCCCAAGCCTGCGGTAAACAGGGCGACGTTTGGATCGAGACCGGTGATCAGCGGCATCAACACCAGCGCGCCAAATGCTACGAAGAGCATCTGTGCGCCAGACAGGATCTGGCGCCAAAGCGGGTCGTTGAATTCATCCTGCATGGTCACGCGTCCTTCTGCTTGGTACCGAAGATCTTGTCGCCGGCGTCGCCCAGGCCCGGGATGATGTAGCCGTGTTCGTTCAGGCGTTCATCGATCGAGGCGGTGTAGATCAGCACGTCCGGGTGGGCTTTCTCGACGGCGGCGATGCCTTCGGGAGCGGCTACCAGCACCATGGCGCGGATGTCCTTGCAACCGGCTTTTTTCAGCAGGTCGATGGTGGCAACCATCGAGCTGCCGGTGGCGAGCATCGGGTCGATGATCATCGCCAGGCGCTCGTCGATTTCCGGTACGAGTTTTTCCAGGTAGGTGTGGGCCTGCAGTGTCTCTTCATTGCGGGCCACGCCCACGGCGCTGACCTTGGCGCCCGGGATCAGGCTGAGTACGCCTTCGAGCATGCCGATACCGGCACGCAGGATCGGCACCACGGTAATCTTCTTGCCGGCGATTTTCTCGACCTGGACGGGACCACACCAACCGGCGATCTCGTAGTTTTCCAGGGGCAGGTCTTTGGTCGCCTCGTAGGTGAGCAGCGCTCCGACTTCCTGAGCAAGCTCGCGGAAGTTCTTCGTGCTAATGTCGGCGCGGCGCATAAGGCCGAGTTTATGTCGGATCAGCGGGTGGCGGATCTCACGGATGGGCATGGGGAAAGGCTCCGGCGGCGGGCAAAAAAACCGGCCTAGATTAATCTATCCGAGGGTGTTGTCCTATAGACATCTAGTACGTTAGTCCATTAAGGCTTGAACGTTGCGCCTCACATGCGTACCTTTGCCCGCTTTTCTTGCCACAGCACCCCCTTGGAGAGCGCCATGTCCGCTGATCTCGAGCATATCCGTCAAATCATGCGCGAGGCTGACTGCCTGTACACCGAAGCGCAAGTCGAAGAGGCCATCGCCAAGGTCGGCGCGCACATCTCCCGCGAAATGGCCGACACCAACCCGGTGGTCTTTTGCGTGATGAACGGTGGCCTGATTTTCGCCGGTAAATTGCTCACCCATCTGCAATTCCCGCTGGAAGCGTCCTACCTGCACGCCACCCGCTATCGCAACGAAACCAGCGGCGGCGACCTGTTCTGGAAAGCCAAGCCGGAAGTCTCGTTCATCGACCGCGATGTGCTGATCATCGACGACATCCTCGACGAAGGGCACACCCTGGGCGCGATCATCGACTTCTGCAAACACGCTGGCGCGCGGAAAGTGCACACCGCCGTGCTGATCGACAAGGACCACGACCGCAAGGCCCGTCCGGACCTGAAGGCCGATTACGTGGGCCTGCCTTGCATTGACCGCTACATCTTCGGTTACGGCATGGACTACAAAGGCTACTGGCGTAATGCCAATGGGATCTACGCCGTTAAGGGGATGTAATCAATGGCAAGCTTTCTTGATCAAACGCTGTTTGCGGAGTTGGCCGAGAAAGCGGCTGACAGTCCTCGTGGCCGGCATCACCACAACTTTCACCAGATGGAAGAGCCATGCCATCGCATGGCCGTCGCGATGCAGCCCAACACCTATGTGCCGCCTCATCGTCATTTGAGTGCCGATAAGGCGGAAACCTTGCTGGTGCTCAAGGGCCGTCTCGGCTTGTTGATTTTCAGCGAGACCGGCGAGGTGCTGGCCAAGCGCGTGATGCAGGCGGGCGGTGAGTGCCA from Pseudomonas yamanorum harbors:
- the mlaD gene encoding outer membrane lipid asymmetry maintenance protein MlaD yields the protein MQNRTVEIGVGLFLLAGILALLLLALRVSGLSASPTADTYKLYAYFDNIAGLTVRAKVTMAGVTIGKVTAIDLDRDSFTGRVTMQVNKKVDNLPTDSTASILTAGLLGEKYIGISVGGETALLKDGSTIHDTQSSLVLEDLIGKFLLNTVNKDAK
- a CDS encoding MlaC/ttg2D family ABC transporter substrate-binding protein — encoded protein: MISTLRRGLLVLLAALPLMANAAAGGSAHDLVQDTTNKMLADLSANKEKYKQDPSQFYNALNTIVGPVVDAEGISKSIMTVKYSRKATPEQMTRFQENFKRGLFQFYGNALLEYNNQGITVDAPKSETGDRAEVGMTVKGTNGAVYPVSYTLTKINGEWKLRNVVINGINIGKLFRDQFADAMQRNGNDLDKTINGWAGEVAKAKEETDKAAGKSAQ
- a CDS encoding STAS domain-containing protein codes for the protein MTESAIRLGESGELLLSGVLDYSTGPALRKQGQALINSSTASALVLDCSAVVKSSSVGLSLLLCFMRDAQAVKKTVSIRALPEDMREIAEVSGLTELLAHP
- a CDS encoding BolA family protein; the encoded protein is MQALEVKSFLEGKLPQTNVEVEGEGCNFQLNVISDELAALSPVKRQQQIYAHLNPWITDGSIHAVTMKFFSRAAWAERT
- the murA gene encoding UDP-N-acetylglucosamine 1-carboxyvinyltransferase → MDKLIITGGARLDGEIRISGAKNSALPILAATLLCDGPVTVANLPHLHDITTMIELFGRMGIEPVIDEKLSVEIDPRTIKTLIAPYELVKTMRASILVLGPMVARFGEAEVALPGGCAIGSRPVDLHIRGLEAMGATIDVEGGYIKAKAPEGGLRGANFFFDTVSVTGTENIMMAAALANGRSVLQNAAREPEVVDLANFLIAMGANITGAGTDTITIEGVKRLHSATYKVMPDRIETGTYLVAAAVTGGRVKVKDTDPTILEAVLEKLKEAGAEITTGEDWIELNMHGKRPKAVNVRTAPYPAFPTDMQAQFISLNAIAEGTGAVIETIFENRFMHVYELHRMGAKIQVEGNTAIVTGIEKLKGAPVMATDLRASASLVISALCADGDTLIDRIYHIDRGYECIEEKLQMLGAKIRRVPG
- the hisG gene encoding ATP phosphoribosyltransferase, giving the protein MLTIALSKGRILDDTLPLLAEAGIVPTENPDKSRKLIIPTTQDDVRLLIVRATDVPTYVEHGAADLGVAGKDVLMEYGGQGLYEPLDLRIALCKLMTAGRVGDVEPKGRLRVATKFVNVAKRYYAEQGRQVDIIKLYGSMELAPLIGLADKIIDVVDTGNTLRANGLEPQDFIADISSRLIVNKASMKMQHARIQALIDTLRKAVESRHRG
- the hisD gene encoding histidinol dehydrogenase, with protein sequence MTTSTAIARLNAADPDFAHHLDHLLSWESVSDDSVNQRVLDIIKAVRERGDAALVDFTRQFDGLDVASMADLILPRERLELALTRITAPQREALEVAAARVRSYHEKQKQDSWSYTEADGTVLGQKVTPLDRAGLYVPGGKASYPSSVLMNAIPAKVAGVTEVVMVVPTPRGEINELVLAAACIAGVDRVFTIGGAQAVAALAYGTESVPKVDKVVGPGNIYVATAKRHVFGQVGIDMIAGPSEILVVCDGQTDPDWIAMDLFSQAEHDEDAQAILVSPDAEFLDKVAASIAKLLPTMERAEIIEKSINGRGALIQVRDMEQAIEVANRIAPEHLELSVADPQAWLPLIRHAGAIFMGRHTSEALGDYCAGPNHVLPTSGTARFSSPLGVYDFQKRSSIIFCSPQGASELGKTASVLARGESLTAHARSAEYRIVDDKQGN
- the hisC gene encoding histidinol-phosphate transaminase, translated to MSKFWSPLVKDLVPYVPGEQPKLTKLVKLNTNENPYGPSPKALAAMQAELNDNLRLYPDPNSDLLKQAVAKYYGIDAGKVFLGNGSDEVLAHIFHGLFQHDLPLLFPDISYSFYPVYCGLYRITFDAVPLDEQFQIRVSDYARPNGGIIFPNPNAPTGCLMALDAVEQILKASPDSVVVVDEAYIDFGGETAISLVDRYPNLLVTQTLSKSRSLAGLRVGLAVGHPDLIEALERVKNSFNSYPLDRLAIVGAAAAFEDREHFQDTCQRVIDSREKLVGQLQVKEFEVLPSAANFIFARHPRHDAAGLAAKVREQGVIVRHFKQERIAQFLRISIGTPEQNQALIDALGEL
- a CDS encoding uracil-xanthine permease family protein; protein product: MQDEFNDPLWRQILSGAQMLFVAFGALVLMPLITGLDPNVALFTAGLGTLLFQVVTGRQVPVFLASSFAFITPIILAKGQFGLAATMGGVMAAGFVYTFLGLAVKIKGTGFIDRLLPPVVIGPVIISIGLAMAPIAANMAMGKAGDGSELIHYQTAMLISMPALLTTLIVAVFGKGIFRLVPIISGVLVGFAMSFYFGVVDTAKIAAAPWFALPHFTAPEFNWQAILFIVPVALAPAIEHIGGVIAVGSVTGRDYLKKPGLHRTLLGDGIATTAAGLFGGPPNTTYAEVTGAVMLTKNYNPKIMTWAAVFAISLAFIGKFGALLQSIPVPVMGGILCLLFGSIAAVGMNTLIRHKIDLGEARNLVIVSVTLVFGIGGVLVGTGTGPDDFGLKGIALCAVVAIALNLLLPGNDGWKNKKPDEPLL
- the upp gene encoding uracil phosphoribosyltransferase; amino-acid sequence: MPIREIRHPLIRHKLGLMRRADISTKNFRELAQEVGALLTYEATKDLPLENYEIAGWCGPVQVEKIAGKKITVVPILRAGIGMLEGVLSLIPGAKVSAVGVARNEETLQAHTYLEKLVPEIDERLAMIIDPMLATGSSMVATIDLLKKAGCKDIRAMVLVAAPEGIAAVEKAHPDVLIYTASIDERLNEHGYIIPGLGDAGDKIFGTKQKDA
- a CDS encoding hypoxanthine-guanine phosphoribosyltransferase, encoding MSADLEHIRQIMREADCLYTEAQVEEAIAKVGAHISREMADTNPVVFCVMNGGLIFAGKLLTHLQFPLEASYLHATRYRNETSGGDLFWKAKPEVSFIDRDVLIIDDILDEGHTLGAIIDFCKHAGARKVHTAVLIDKDHDRKARPDLKADYVGLPCIDRYIFGYGMDYKGYWRNANGIYAVKGM
- a CDS encoding WbuC family cupin fold metalloprotein; amino-acid sequence: MASFLDQTLFAELAEKAADSPRGRHHHNFHQMEEPCHRMAVAMQPNTYVPPHRHLSADKAETLLVLKGRLGLLIFSETGEVLAKRVMQAGGECQGVDLPPGVFHGLVVLEPDTLMFECKAGPYRPVGEGELASWAPREGDAEVAEYQRWMLAQFD